In Melospiza melodia melodia isolate bMelMel2 chromosome 11, bMelMel2.pri, whole genome shotgun sequence, the following proteins share a genomic window:
- the CNN3 gene encoding calponin-3, whose protein sequence is MTHFNKGPSYGLSAEVKNKIALKYDPQIEEDLRNWIEEVTGLSIGANFQLGLKDGIILCELINKLQPGSVKKINQSKLNWHQLENIGNFIKAIQVYGMKPHDIFEANDLFENGNMTQVQTTLVALAGLAKTKGFHTTIDIGVKYAEKQARSFDAGKLKAGQSVIGLQMGTNKCASQAGMTAYGTRRHLYDPKMQTDKPFDQTTISLQMGTNKGASQAGMLAPGTRRDIYDQKHILQPVDNSTISLQMGTNKVASQKGMSVYGLGRQVYDPKYCAAPTEPVIHNGSQGTGTNGSEISDSDYQAEYPDDYHGEYQDDYQRDYHGQYSDQGIDY, encoded by the exons ATGACCCACTTCAACAAGGGGCCCTCCTACGGGCTCTCCGCCGAGGTCAAGAACAAG ATTGCCCTGAAATATGACCCCCAGATAGAAGAAGATCTGCGTAACTGGATAGAAGAGGTGACAGGGCTGAGTATTGGTGCAAACTTCCAACTGGGATTAAAAGATGGCATTATCTTATGCGA GCTTATAAATAAGCTGCAGCCAGGATCAGTGAAGAAAATTAATCAATCAAAACTAAATTGGCACcag CTGGAGAACATTGGGAATTTTATCAAGGCCATCCAAGTCTATGGTATGAAGCCACATGACATTTTTGAAGCAAATGATCTTTTTGAGAACGGAAATATGACTCAAGTACAGACTACTCTAGTGGCACTGGCAGGTCTG GCAAAAACTAAAGGTTTTCATACTACAATTGATATTGGTGTCAAATATGCAGAGAAACAAGCACGAAGTTTTGATGCAGGAAAACTAAAAGCTGGTCAAAGTGTAATTGGCCTGCAG ATGGGCACCAACAAGTGTGCCAGTCAGGCAGGCATGACTGCTTATGGAACTAGAAGACACCTCTATGATCCAAAAATGCAAACTGATAAGCCATTTGACCAGACAACGATTAGCCTACAGATGGGCACTAACAAAGGAGCCAGTCAG GCTGGTATGCTGGCCCCAGGTACCAGGAGAGACATCTATGATCAGAAGCACATATTACAGCCTGTGGATAACTCAACTATTTCATTACAAATGGGTACCAACAAAGTGGCTTCACAGAAAGGAATGAGTGTGTATGGGCTTGGACGGCAAGTGTACGACCCCAAGTACTGTGCTGCGCCCACAGAACCTGTCATCCACAACGGCAGCCAAGGGACAGGGACGAACGGGTCGGAAATCAGCGATAGCGATTACCAGGCAGAGTACCCGGATGACTACCACGGGGAGTACCAAGATGACTATCAGAGAGATTACCATGGCCAGTACAGTGACCAGGGCATTGATTACTAG